The following coding sequences are from one uncultured Cohaesibacter sp. window:
- a CDS encoding ABC transporter substrate-binding protein yields the protein MKKASLLSLTLLAGLLPFSAQAAQTMNNDLHAKLPAAIQEAGKMVAVNNGSFPPYEFVEGTKLTGATADLSHAVGEILGVEISHASVAGLSAVLSGIAADRYQFAMGPIGDFPKRRANNDFVDWVNEFVVFAVQKGNPQKIDDLATVCGKRVAVMSGGSAERVIIAQSKKCEEEGKEAIDVKSFTDQPTSIMAVRADRADAFFSSQAPLTYFVQTSEGQLELAGVGKSNGFPRLFQGAVVPKGSPLGPVLEEAIKILKDNGTYQEIMKKWGLENNMIDEVGMNRGEAL from the coding sequence ATGAAAAAAGCATCCCTTCTCAGCTTGACACTTCTTGCCGGTCTTCTGCCATTTTCTGCGCAAGCAGCCCAGACAATGAACAATGACCTTCACGCAAAATTACCTGCCGCCATTCAGGAAGCTGGTAAAATGGTGGCTGTCAACAATGGCTCTTTCCCTCCGTATGAATTTGTCGAAGGCACCAAACTCACTGGCGCGACCGCCGATCTGTCTCATGCTGTAGGCGAAATCCTGGGCGTAGAAATTTCTCATGCATCGGTTGCCGGTCTCTCAGCTGTCCTCAGCGGCATTGCAGCTGACCGCTATCAGTTTGCCATGGGCCCAATCGGAGACTTCCCGAAACGTCGCGCCAACAACGACTTTGTTGATTGGGTAAACGAGTTCGTCGTGTTTGCCGTTCAGAAAGGCAACCCGCAGAAAATTGACGATCTTGCTACAGTCTGTGGCAAACGTGTTGCTGTAATGTCCGGCGGGTCCGCTGAGCGCGTCATCATCGCACAATCCAAAAAATGCGAGGAAGAAGGCAAAGAAGCAATCGACGTCAAATCCTTCACCGACCAGCCAACATCTATCATGGCGGTTCGTGCAGACCGCGCAGACGCATTCTTCTCCTCACAAGCTCCTCTGACCTACTTCGTGCAGACTTCTGAAGGTCAGCTTGAGCTTGCTGGTGTTGGCAAATCCAACGGTTTCCCACGTCTTTTCCAGGGCGCGGTTGTTCCAAAAGGGTCTCCTTTGGGGCCTGTTCTTGAGGAAGCAATCAAGATCCTCAAAGACAATGGGACTTATCAGGAAATCATGAAAAAATGGGGTCTTGAAAACAACATGATCGACGAAGTCGGCATGAACCGTGGTGAGGCTCTGTAA
- a CDS encoding PLP-dependent aminotransferase family protein, protein MQKIDCATLALHLKDHSASGIARDTATLVRKGVLPVGARLPSLRDLAYELKISPSTLSQAWKELRRLRVLTGRGRNGTYVTGSSFAPRPSRVSVQGHFERIALNLSVAVPDNALLPPLGKALEYGTQAEGLNSYERVRILPELEKVLRPHWPNHDASMLATNGGYNALYNAFHALVPPGSVVAVEAPVPMRILDILEDMRVAIYLVESDLLGPIPQSLHEILEEKPNAFIYQPRISAVTGQFLHKDRLTELGELLAKSDALIIEDDGLGDISFAPHQSLGDQFPDRTIHIRSFSKAYGPDLRMAVLSGPEALVEQIQSYRAFSAAWTSRILQAAVSWLLQDAETQFLVNRATQIYRDRRNLLARKLTSHGIEVPDGAGLCLYAPVHSETFSMITLAAHDIAAVPGSRFAMGETGHIRLGTGRLHSHEIERLAHVFQLSASEPFILGPD, encoded by the coding sequence ATGCAAAAAATTGATTGCGCCACTTTGGCCCTCCATTTGAAAGACCACAGCGCTAGCGGGATCGCACGTGACACTGCAACTTTGGTGAGAAAAGGTGTCCTGCCCGTCGGCGCAAGGCTGCCTTCCTTGCGGGATCTGGCCTATGAACTCAAGATCAGCCCCAGCACTCTTTCTCAGGCATGGAAAGAATTGCGACGGCTTCGCGTCTTAACCGGAAGAGGCCGAAACGGCACCTATGTTACGGGCTCCAGCTTTGCTCCAAGGCCATCGCGCGTGTCGGTGCAAGGTCATTTTGAACGTATTGCGCTGAATTTGTCTGTTGCGGTTCCCGACAACGCGCTTCTTCCACCTCTTGGCAAGGCTCTGGAGTATGGCACTCAAGCTGAAGGGCTGAACAGCTACGAGCGTGTTCGGATTCTGCCGGAACTCGAAAAGGTTCTGCGTCCACATTGGCCCAACCATGACGCCTCCATGCTGGCGACAAATGGCGGCTATAACGCTTTATATAATGCGTTCCATGCGTTGGTGCCGCCCGGATCAGTTGTTGCTGTAGAGGCTCCTGTTCCGATGCGCATTCTGGATATTCTGGAAGACATGCGGGTTGCAATCTATCTGGTCGAAAGTGATCTATTGGGCCCTATTCCGCAATCGCTTCATGAAATTCTCGAAGAGAAGCCAAACGCCTTCATATATCAACCTCGCATCAGCGCAGTGACCGGGCAATTCCTTCATAAAGACCGGTTGACAGAACTCGGCGAGTTGTTGGCAAAGAGCGATGCCCTGATCATTGAGGATGATGGGTTGGGCGACATTTCTTTTGCACCACATCAATCGCTGGGTGATCAATTTCCGGACCGAACCATTCACATCCGATCCTTCTCCAAAGCCTATGGTCCGGACTTGAGAATGGCCGTTCTTTCTGGTCCGGAAGCGCTGGTGGAACAGATCCAGTCTTATCGGGCCTTCAGTGCCGCGTGGACCAGTCGCATATTGCAGGCGGCGGTCTCCTGGCTCTTGCAGGATGCTGAAACGCAATTTCTAGTTAATAGAGCGACACAAATTTATCGGGACCGCCGTAATTTGCTGGCTCGGAAGCTGACTTCGCACGGTATCGAGGTTCCAGATGGCGCAGGTTTATGTCTGTACGCTCCCGTACATTCAGAGACCTTTTCCATGATCACTCTGGCCGCTCATGATATCGCAGCAGTTCCAGGGTCTCGCTTTGCCATGGGGGAAACCGGACATATCCGATTGGGAACCGGAAGGCTTCATTCCCATGAGATAGAGCGTCTTGCTCATGTGTTTCAGCTTTCAGCCAGTGAACCATTTATTCTTGGTCCGGATTGA
- a CDS encoding amino acid ABC transporter permease translates to MKSAPLPKMQDSPEDSLRDVAGAHLPLPKSKIILWVVVLLFGADFALTVATNKNFAWPTVGQYFFNDTVMQGLWVTLWLSVVSMLIGVVLGLPIAIGRMSKDPLARYLSNAYVWVFRGTPLLVQLIIWYNLSFLFPKIALKIPFGPTLVQWDANDLITPITAAIIGLALNEAAYMAEIIRGGLLSVPRGQRETAEAFGMKPMRALWRIIIPQAMKTIVPPTGNQFINMIKATSLVSVIAMADLLYSVQSIYNRTFEVIPLLMVAVLWYLLITSILSYIQAHIEHYYARGDSMHAAVDTSASSEKTEEGSK, encoded by the coding sequence ATGAAGTCTGCGCCCTTGCCGAAAATGCAAGATAGTCCGGAAGACTCCCTGCGCGATGTTGCTGGGGCGCATCTTCCTTTGCCAAAAAGCAAGATCATCCTCTGGGTGGTCGTGCTTTTGTTTGGCGCTGATTTTGCATTGACTGTTGCCACCAACAAGAATTTTGCGTGGCCAACGGTTGGACAATATTTCTTCAACGACACCGTGATGCAAGGTCTTTGGGTCACGCTGTGGCTCTCCGTTGTCAGCATGTTGATTGGTGTCGTTCTCGGTCTGCCGATCGCCATCGGTCGCATGTCTAAAGATCCTCTGGCTCGATATCTCTCGAATGCCTATGTCTGGGTCTTCCGTGGCACGCCTCTGCTGGTTCAGTTGATTATCTGGTACAACCTGTCTTTTCTGTTCCCCAAAATTGCTCTGAAAATTCCGTTTGGCCCTACACTAGTTCAGTGGGATGCCAATGATTTGATCACGCCAATCACGGCCGCGATTATTGGCCTTGCTCTAAACGAAGCCGCATATATGGCGGAAATCATTCGCGGTGGATTGCTCTCTGTGCCTCGAGGGCAGAGAGAAACAGCTGAAGCATTCGGCATGAAACCGATGCGTGCTCTTTGGCGCATCATCATTCCACAGGCGATGAAGACGATTGTTCCGCCAACAGGCAACCAATTCATCAACATGATCAAGGCAACATCACTGGTGTCTGTGATCGCCATGGCGGATCTTCTTTATTCTGTACAGTCTATCTATAACCGTACATTTGAAGTCATTCCGCTATTGATGGTAGCTGTTCTCTGGTATCTGCTTATTACCTCAATTCTGAGCTACATTCAGGCCCATATCGAGCATTATTATGCGCGCGGTGATTCAATGCATGCCGCAGTTGATACATCAGCCAGCAGCGAGAAGACGGAGGAGGGCTCGAAATGA
- a CDS encoding DUF4189 domain-containing protein, protein MKRIIALSLVAICASFQSEASDNNVNHAALSVDRSNGYYYGWSYNYPTREEAADKAKLECENAGGDNCAVVLEFSGGGYGYYYTVSAEDGTAYGWAAYKDRESAQSRALNECQTRANGKACSNFVWASNSDSDDDFELLSNASRGLCYGIVYKNCDTNTSKSFRKQHNLPSGVRIWTRPFTFEAPICYDTSFNVDHGELKEGGSRSLKSRPEVVSAVIALDSELGNIMERDAPRICDDMWDTIMRSWVSLDDMRKYLDAENDHDLTPGYGSARIYKDVTVPFATGYIDYEMKKGLNWN, encoded by the coding sequence ATGAAAAGAATAATTGCCTTAAGCCTAGTTGCTATTTGTGCTTCATTCCAGAGTGAAGCGAGTGACAATAATGTCAATCATGCTGCGCTTTCCGTCGATAGATCGAACGGTTACTATTACGGCTGGTCATATAATTATCCAACACGCGAAGAAGCTGCTGACAAGGCTAAATTGGAATGTGAAAATGCTGGCGGAGATAATTGTGCCGTCGTGCTTGAGTTTTCAGGTGGGGGATATGGCTACTATTACACGGTGTCTGCAGAAGATGGTACCGCCTATGGATGGGCGGCTTACAAAGATCGGGAAAGCGCCCAGTCTAGAGCATTGAACGAGTGTCAAACGCGAGCAAACGGCAAAGCCTGTTCAAACTTTGTATGGGCGTCGAACTCTGATAGTGACGATGACTTTGAATTGTTGTCAAACGCATCGCGCGGACTTTGTTACGGCATCGTCTATAAAAATTGTGATACCAACACATCCAAGAGTTTTCGGAAGCAGCATAATCTTCCCAGTGGCGTGAGAATTTGGACCCGACCTTTTACGTTTGAAGCTCCGATTTGTTATGACACATCATTCAATGTGGATCATGGCGAGCTCAAAGAAGGCGGATCCAGGTCACTGAAAAGTCGTCCAGAAGTCGTTTCAGCTGTTATCGCTCTTGATAGTGAACTCGGCAATATCATGGAACGAGACGCACCCCGTATCTGTGATGACATGTGGGATACAATCATGCGGTCATGGGTCTCACTGGATGATATGCGCAAATACCTGGATGCCGAGAACGATCATGATCTGACACCGGGTTATGGATCCGCGAGAATTTACAAGGATGTTACGGTGCCATTTGCCACAGGTTATATCGACTACGAAATGAAGAAGGGTTTGAACTGGAACTAA
- a CDS encoding DUF1127 domain-containing protein, protein MINTVVANYRQWRTYRETVDELSRLSNRDLSDLGISRGDISDIAREAAVK, encoded by the coding sequence ATGATCAATACTGTTGTTGCAAACTATCGTCAGTGGCGCACCTACCGTGAAACTGTTGATGAACTGAGCCGCCTTAGCAATCGCGACCTGAGCGATCTTGGCATTTCGCGCGGTGATATCAGCGACATTGCACGTGAAGCTGCTGTAAAATAA
- a CDS encoding amino acid ABC transporter ATP-binding protein has product MTKPILRARNLHKSFGNNEVLKGIDLDVAPSEVVAILGPSGSGKSTFLRCINRLEHIDKGFIEVDGEQIGYQIKNGKLVTLSHAAIARQRGKMGMVFQSFNLFPHMTVLQNVIEAPVGVHRIYKAEAIETAKELIAKVGLSEKLNAYPGQLSGGQQQRVAIARALAIKPKILLFDEPTSALDPELVGEVLATMRDLASQGLTMIVVTHEIGFAREAADRVVFMDGGHVIEQGSPEDVLVKPQHARTQAFLSRFI; this is encoded by the coding sequence ATGACGAAACCAATATTGCGAGCTCGCAATCTTCACAAATCCTTCGGCAACAATGAAGTGCTCAAAGGTATCGATCTTGATGTGGCTCCGTCCGAAGTGGTCGCAATTCTCGGCCCCTCAGGTTCGGGGAAATCGACCTTTCTAAGATGCATCAACCGCCTTGAACATATCGATAAAGGCTTTATCGAAGTTGACGGCGAACAGATCGGTTATCAAATCAAAAACGGAAAACTTGTCACCTTGTCCCATGCAGCCATTGCAAGGCAAAGAGGCAAGATGGGCATGGTGTTCCAAAGCTTCAACCTGTTCCCACACATGACCGTTTTGCAGAACGTCATTGAGGCACCTGTCGGGGTTCATCGAATATACAAGGCTGAAGCGATAGAAACTGCGAAGGAACTGATAGCCAAAGTCGGCCTTTCTGAAAAACTGAACGCCTATCCAGGTCAGCTTTCAGGAGGTCAACAGCAGAGAGTAGCCATTGCCCGTGCATTGGCCATCAAACCGAAAATTCTTCTATTTGATGAACCTACATCGGCTCTCGATCCTGAACTGGTTGGTGAAGTGCTCGCTACCATGCGCGACTTGGCATCTCAGGGTCTGACGATGATCGTGGTGACCCATGAGATTGGTTTTGCTCGCGAAGCTGCAGACCGGGTGGTCTTCATGGACGGAGGTCATGTCATCGAGCAGGGCAGTCCTGAGGATGTACTTGTGAAACCTCAGCATGCACGCACACAGGCATTCTTGTCGCGCTTTATCTAG
- a CDS encoding 2-dehydro-3-deoxy-6-phosphogalactonate aldolase encodes MSNSLLKRFEGAFESLPLIAILRGIDPDEALPLTKILYDSGFRLIEIPLNSPDPFVSIEKVRKALPMDALVGAGTVTSVADVDRLADIGADLVVMPHSDAEVIKAARAADMICTPGIATPTEAFAALAAGANALKCFPAELIVPAVVKAIGTVLPKNTKLLPVGGIRPDNMHEFLASGAAGFGLGSALYKPGLDATELAERANSFVTAIRNERKTL; translated from the coding sequence ATGTCCAACTCTCTTTTGAAACGTTTTGAAGGCGCCTTTGAAAGTTTGCCCCTGATCGCCATTTTGCGTGGTATTGATCCTGATGAGGCACTGCCGCTGACGAAAATCCTTTATGATAGCGGTTTTCGGCTTATTGAAATTCCACTCAATTCGCCAGATCCGTTTGTCAGCATTGAAAAGGTCCGTAAGGCGTTGCCAATGGATGCGTTGGTTGGTGCTGGCACGGTTACATCTGTTGCCGATGTTGATCGATTGGCCGATATTGGCGCAGACCTCGTCGTCATGCCGCATTCAGACGCTGAAGTGATCAAGGCTGCTCGTGCAGCGGACATGATCTGTACGCCGGGCATTGCCACACCGACGGAAGCATTTGCAGCGCTGGCCGCAGGCGCCAATGCACTTAAATGCTTTCCCGCCGAATTGATTGTTCCCGCAGTCGTAAAGGCGATCGGGACAGTTCTACCCAAAAACACAAAATTGTTGCCTGTTGGCGGAATCCGCCCTGACAACATGCACGAATTTCTCGCGTCCGGTGCCGCAGGTTTCGGACTGGGAAGCGCGCTCTACAAGCCAGGTCTAGATGCGACCGAACTTGCTGAGCGGGCAAATAGCTTCGTTACAGCAATCAGAAATGAACGGAAGACCCTGTAA
- a CDS encoding Tex family protein, translating to MNLLEEMSIPSLIANEIGCQAKQVIAAVELIDNGDTIPFIARYRKEVTGGLDDIQLRKLDERLIYLRDFSKRRETVRSAIEAQGKLTDDILARLGKATTKAELEDIHASFRVKLKTRAQKAIDNGLQPLADAIMTEPHSAPEELAVPFVGEKVASVKDALDGVRDILSEQFSHHPDTAAKIRPVAKKSARLKAKVVAGKEEEGNKFADYFDHSENWAKAPSHRILAMLRGQDAEVLSIDIEFDDDAIAYSKSAIANDNKVPQGNAFLDKVIDWTWKIKFTTRLISEMTSEMRERAEKEAIDVFVTNLKALLMAAPAGMKATMGLDPGIRTGVKVAVVDATGKLLATSTVYPYAPRNDKQGTLAELGALVRKFGVELIAIGNGTASRETDALVGELLCAIEGNKPTKVVVSEAGASVYSASEFASREFPELDVSLRGAVSIARRLQDPLAELVKIDPKAIGVGQYQHDVDQTRLARALAGAVEDVVNAVGVDVNTASPALLSYVAGVGPSLADSIVSYRDTNGIFTKRTELKSVPRLGDRTFSQCAGFLRVIGGSEPLDASAVHPEAYKVARKIVSDCGRDLRDIMGDTNSLKAVDPEKFVTAEFGIPTIKDIIEELRKPGRDPRPQFKTATFMEGVHEITDLQPGMRLEGTVTNVAAFGAFVDIGVHQDGLVHISQLSDSYVSDPSKVVKAGQIVKVVVTSVDVRAKRISLSMKSAPEIGEPTRGKKPPVKRRDAIPTKPQGKSEGMGQLGEALAKAFRK from the coding sequence ATGAATTTGCTCGAAGAAATGTCCATTCCATCGCTGATCGCCAATGAAATTGGTTGTCAAGCTAAACAGGTCATCGCAGCTGTCGAACTCATAGACAATGGAGACACCATTCCATTCATCGCCCGCTACAGAAAAGAAGTAACCGGCGGGCTTGATGATATTCAGCTGCGCAAGCTTGATGAGCGTCTCATTTATTTGCGTGATTTTTCAAAACGGCGCGAAACGGTTAGAAGCGCCATCGAAGCGCAAGGCAAACTCACGGATGATATTCTTGCGCGGCTTGGCAAGGCAACGACGAAGGCTGAGCTTGAAGACATCCACGCGTCATTCCGTGTAAAGCTGAAAACAAGAGCTCAAAAGGCGATTGATAACGGCTTGCAGCCATTGGCGGACGCGATCATGACGGAGCCCCACAGCGCACCCGAAGAGCTGGCGGTCCCCTTCGTTGGAGAGAAGGTCGCCAGTGTCAAGGACGCGTTGGATGGTGTTCGAGACATCCTTTCCGAGCAGTTTTCTCATCATCCAGATACAGCTGCAAAAATTCGGCCTGTAGCAAAGAAATCAGCTCGGCTGAAGGCCAAAGTCGTGGCCGGCAAGGAAGAGGAAGGCAACAAGTTTGCCGACTATTTCGATCATTCTGAAAACTGGGCCAAGGCACCAAGTCATCGCATTCTGGCAATGCTCCGCGGGCAAGATGCCGAAGTTCTATCAATTGATATCGAATTTGATGACGATGCCATCGCCTACTCCAAGTCCGCAATTGCCAATGACAACAAGGTCCCACAAGGCAACGCTTTTCTCGACAAGGTAATCGACTGGACGTGGAAAATTAAATTCACCACTCGGCTCATTTCGGAAATGACGTCCGAGATGCGCGAGCGAGCTGAAAAAGAAGCGATTGATGTATTTGTTACCAATCTCAAAGCTCTACTGATGGCCGCGCCAGCCGGAATGAAGGCTACCATGGGGCTTGATCCCGGCATCCGCACTGGCGTGAAGGTTGCTGTAGTTGATGCTACCGGCAAACTCTTGGCCACCAGCACCGTTTACCCCTATGCGCCGCGCAATGACAAACAGGGAACATTGGCCGAGTTGGGCGCGCTTGTCAGGAAATTCGGTGTTGAGCTGATCGCGATTGGTAACGGCACGGCATCGCGCGAAACCGACGCGTTGGTTGGTGAATTGCTTTGCGCCATTGAAGGCAATAAACCGACAAAGGTAGTCGTTAGCGAAGCCGGAGCGTCGGTCTATTCCGCATCCGAATTTGCATCTCGAGAGTTCCCTGAACTTGATGTTTCCTTGCGCGGCGCGGTTTCCATTGCACGACGGTTGCAGGATCCGCTTGCCGAGCTTGTAAAAATCGATCCCAAAGCCATTGGTGTCGGACAGTATCAGCATGATGTTGACCAGACACGTTTGGCTCGCGCCTTGGCTGGCGCCGTTGAAGACGTCGTGAATGCTGTTGGCGTAGACGTAAATACCGCCTCTCCTGCTCTATTGTCTTACGTTGCCGGTGTCGGTCCTTCACTGGCTGACTCTATTGTCAGCTACCGCGACACCAACGGCATCTTTACCAAGCGGACCGAATTGAAGTCTGTACCACGTCTAGGCGATCGTACATTTTCGCAATGTGCAGGCTTTTTGCGCGTGATCGGCGGATCTGAACCTCTCGATGCATCGGCAGTTCATCCGGAGGCTTACAAGGTTGCTCGAAAAATTGTGTCCGACTGTGGGCGCGATCTACGAGACATCATGGGTGACACCAATAGTCTTAAAGCCGTCGATCCTGAAAAATTCGTTACTGCAGAGTTCGGTATTCCGACCATCAAGGACATTATTGAAGAGTTACGCAAGCCTGGGCGCGATCCTCGGCCGCAGTTCAAAACAGCAACCTTTATGGAAGGTGTGCATGAGATTACGGATCTTCAGCCGGGTATGCGTCTTGAAGGAACCGTGACAAACGTTGCCGCCTTTGGCGCGTTCGTTGATATTGGCGTCCATCAGGATGGTCTGGTGCATATTTCGCAATTGTCCGACAGCTACGTTTCGGACCCTTCGAAAGTCGTCAAGGCAGGACAGATCGTCAAGGTCGTGGTCACATCCGTTGATGTTCGGGCAAAACGCATCAGCCTTTCCATGAAGTCGGCACCGGAAATTGGCGAACCCACCAGAGGTAAAAAGCCCCCCGTCAAACGACGCGACGCAATACCTACAAAACCGCAAGGAAAAAGCGAAGGTATGGGGCAGCTGGGTGAGGCTTTGGCCAAGGCGTTTCGTAAATAG
- a CDS encoding IclR family transcriptional regulator, giving the protein MLNKIVEPSDKPVSLKGTQTLARGLEILQIVASEVKDAGAIASAVGIPRSTAHRMLSSLVQLGYLYHLPNHGYQLGPELVYLGHKAIEQQPLAYLAEPHLKALADRTHDTIHLGVPEGIDVFYLSKVNGTQGGLEMRSKVGQRMPMAFTGLGKALLIGLPENLWHDYYDRGCAIQAAHPERVAPRPWPVFKDDLSRSKETGFAVDMEENEIGIRCVAAPIFDISGQLVASISVASAVPFMSLERMAELAPIVIETSAAISHDLGRRNVD; this is encoded by the coding sequence ATGCTGAACAAAATAGTCGAACCGTCTGACAAGCCGGTCTCCTTAAAGGGAACACAGACATTGGCGCGCGGATTGGAGATATTGCAGATCGTTGCATCCGAGGTTAAGGATGCCGGAGCGATAGCAAGTGCTGTTGGAATTCCACGCAGCACGGCACATCGTATGCTATCCAGTCTTGTTCAGCTTGGTTATCTCTATCATCTGCCGAACCATGGTTATCAACTCGGCCCAGAGTTGGTCTATCTTGGGCACAAGGCGATAGAGCAACAACCGCTTGCCTACCTTGCAGAGCCCCATTTGAAGGCCCTTGCCGATCGAACCCATGATACCATTCACCTCGGCGTGCCCGAAGGTATTGATGTCTTTTATCTGTCCAAGGTCAACGGCACGCAAGGTGGGCTCGAAATGCGGTCCAAGGTTGGTCAACGCATGCCGATGGCTTTTACCGGGCTCGGAAAAGCTCTGTTGATCGGCCTGCCGGAAAATCTTTGGCACGACTATTATGACCGTGGTTGCGCCATTCAAGCAGCTCATCCTGAACGCGTTGCGCCTCGTCCATGGCCCGTTTTTAAGGATGACCTTTCGCGCTCAAAAGAGACCGGCTTTGCCGTCGATATGGAAGAGAACGAGATCGGAATCCGCTGCGTTGCCGCGCCCATTTTCGATATCTCAGGCCAACTTGTTGCTTCCATAAGCGTCGCAAGCGCTGTCCCCTTTATGTCGCTCGAACGCATGGCCGAGCTTGCTCCAATCGTTATTGAAACCTCCGCAGCAATATCTCACGATTTGGGGAGGCGTAATGTTGACTGA
- a CDS encoding nitrate ABC transporter substrate-binding protein encodes MTLEIRLAARDWDYMTPLALGEISSPRLEVKLERLQSLPDSLSDETPYNAFETSFSRHLSAVEAGNHKNTAVPQFLMRGFRHQCIITRKDSPLTTIDSLRGKRIGVTGWRDSGNVWTRLILRSKGINTDDAKWYAGRLTQAHPIQDRLDGFGRPGVIEAMPEEEPMMDALERGWLDAVFTPFMPKGFFEKDSKFRHLLSDLSGSQADYFNTVGYVPGIHILTMSTALLEENPWAAQELSDLLDKSREVWMQKRIRYADTTPFFMSDLIETANLLPSGWGDSGIEANQKMICDFIDEMYDQAILGRHIKIDEVFPSK; translated from the coding sequence ATGACTCTTGAAATTAGGCTTGCAGCGAGAGATTGGGACTATATGACCCCTTTGGCTCTCGGAGAGATTTCCTCTCCACGACTGGAAGTCAAACTTGAGCGGCTGCAATCATTACCCGACAGTTTGAGTGACGAGACGCCTTATAATGCGTTTGAAACCTCCTTCAGCCGACATCTTTCGGCAGTTGAAGCAGGAAATCACAAGAATACCGCAGTTCCCCAGTTTCTTATGCGCGGATTTAGACATCAGTGCATCATTACCCGCAAGGATAGCCCACTGACCACCATCGACAGCCTCCGCGGCAAGCGTATTGGTGTGACCGGCTGGCGAGATTCCGGGAATGTTTGGACACGCCTGATCCTGCGATCCAAAGGGATCAATACCGATGATGCAAAATGGTATGCAGGTCGATTGACACAAGCCCATCCAATTCAGGATCGTCTTGATGGTTTCGGCCGTCCGGGTGTCATTGAAGCGATGCCTGAAGAAGAGCCGATGATGGACGCTCTTGAGCGTGGCTGGCTAGATGCCGTTTTCACTCCGTTCATGCCGAAAGGCTTCTTTGAAAAAGACTCCAAATTCCGCCATTTGTTGTCAGACCTGTCTGGAAGCCAGGCAGACTATTTCAACACGGTTGGGTATGTGCCGGGCATTCATATTCTGACTATGAGCACCGCGCTACTGGAAGAAAACCCATGGGCCGCACAGGAACTGAGTGACCTGCTGGATAAATCCCGCGAAGTCTGGATGCAAAAGCGCATCCGTTATGCCGACACTACACCATTCTTCATGTCCGATTTAATCGAAACAGCCAATCTTCTGCCATCAGGCTGGGGCGACAGCGGCATAGAAGCAAACCAGAAAATGATATGTGACTTTATCGATGAAATGTATGACCAGGCAATTCTTGGCCGTCATATCAAAATCGATGAAGTATTCCCCTCCAAATAA